A single genomic interval of Streptococcus oralis subsp. dentisani harbors:
- the rpoZ gene encoding DNA-directed RNA polymerase subunit omega, with amino-acid sequence MMLKPSIDTLLDKVPSKYSLVILEAKRAHELEAGAPATQEFKSEKSTLRALEEIESGNVTIHPDPEGKREAVRLRIEEEKRRKEEEEKKIKEQIAKEKEDGEKI; translated from the coding sequence TTAAAACCCTCTATTGATACCTTGCTAGACAAGGTGCCATCAAAATATTCACTCGTAATCTTAGAAGCAAAGCGTGCCCACGAACTAGAGGCAGGTGCGCCAGCTACTCAAGAGTTTAAGTCTGAAAAATCAACTCTTCGCGCTTTGGAAGAAATTGAGTCAGGAAACGTTACGATTCACCCAGATCCAGAAGGAAAACGTGAAGCGGTTCGTCTCCGTATCGAAGAAGAAAAACGCCGCAAAGAAGAAGAAGAAAAGAAAATCAAAGAGCAAATTGCTAAAGAAAAAGAAGATGGTGAAAAAATTTAA